The following coding sequences lie in one Mucilaginibacter sp. KACC 22773 genomic window:
- a CDS encoding SusC/RagA family TonB-linked outer membrane protein, protein MKSNLHVKHSPHRKRLPRLFLLATSMAIACLTTTAIPTQVYAGVKNVNKQDLKISGVVTDEKGETLPGVSVTLKGTTTGVITDINGKFTLNVPDASATLVFTYIGYTRQEVPVNGQTIINVKLEADAKSLNEVVVVGYGTQKKATLTGSISQVKGSELVKSPQPNLSNALAGRFSGVIVNNRSGEPGYDGSNITIRGLATTGSNNVLIVVDGVPGQIGGLERLDPNDIESMSVLKDASAAIYGNRAANGVILVTTKRGKSGKPTINYSFNQGFSSPTRLPKMADAATYAQIMNEISLDSNPGGGPNQSYSADQIQKFKDGSDPLNYPNTDWEKQTLKSTALQNQHSLSVAGGSEDVKYFVSLGTIYQDGLYKNGVTKYHQYNFRSNIDANVTKRLKVGLSLSGREEDRQFPEVGAGDVFRSVYRAKPIVAAYYPNGLPTTGIENNNPAVQVTDIGGVNNNPTQVFNGILKGSYALPGIEGLSLDGFFSVDKSYAFDKNFSKPYILYSYDANAKTYNKNVVGGNNNAPTLFESQTNQALLTSNIKLNYARKFGKHDVNAFVGYEQSKNHLEYFDATRYNYLSSQLPELSQGGSAATDYLNSGYSSNYNRRSVISRLAYAFDEKYLFEGQLRADGSSIFPSGKQWGYFPSASVGWRITKENWFKDNVSFFDDLKLRASYGSLGNDNVNGFQYFDNYVLVNNGFVASVPGSGSNTIQPNVNLVKLANPNITWEVAKKLDIGVNATFLHDFTVEAIYFKQKRSDILAARNASLPGTSGIVNPYGSDPLVPSENIGKVNSEGFEATLGYNHTTNKFSWGVSGNITYAKSKIVFIDEASGALSYQRQTGRPLNTYLLYNAIGIFRTQADLDSYPHVTGAKIGDLKYQDFNGDGQINADDQTRTKYGNIPQITYGFTLNAAYSNFDLSVLFSGQAQVSQYVLPESGSIGNFYSSWADNRFNASNPNGTYPRVTDRASNAISGGQYNSTFWLNDASFFRLKNVQLGYNFNTAFLSKIKVGGLRVYASAFNLFTITKVKDYDPEGTSGSGQFYPQQRIINLGVNVKF, encoded by the coding sequence ATGAAATCAAATTTACACGTAAAGCATTCCCCTCACCGGAAAAGATTACCCCGGCTTTTCTTATTAGCCACAAGTATGGCCATTGCTTGTTTAACTACTACTGCAATACCAACCCAGGTATATGCGGGAGTTAAAAACGTTAACAAGCAAGACCTTAAAATAAGCGGTGTTGTAACCGACGAAAAAGGTGAAACCCTGCCAGGCGTATCAGTAACTTTAAAAGGTACTACTACCGGCGTTATTACCGATATTAACGGTAAGTTTACACTAAACGTGCCCGATGCTTCGGCCACATTAGTTTTTACCTATATCGGTTATACCAGGCAGGAGGTACCCGTTAACGGCCAAACAATTATCAACGTAAAATTAGAGGCCGATGCAAAATCACTAAACGAAGTTGTGGTTGTTGGTTACGGCACACAAAAGAAAGCTACATTAACCGGTTCTATTTCCCAGGTTAAGGGCTCGGAATTGGTTAAAAGCCCGCAGCCCAACCTTTCAAACGCATTAGCCGGAAGATTCTCAGGCGTTATTGTTAACAACCGCAGCGGCGAGCCTGGATACGATGGATCAAACATCACCATTCGTGGTTTGGCTACTACCGGAAGCAACAACGTGCTGATAGTGGTTGACGGCGTGCCAGGCCAAATAGGTGGTTTGGAAAGGCTTGATCCTAATGACATCGAAAGTATGTCGGTGTTGAAGGATGCATCGGCGGCCATATACGGTAACAGGGCGGCAAATGGTGTTATCCTGGTTACCACTAAACGTGGTAAATCGGGTAAGCCAACCATTAACTACAGCTTTAACCAGGGCTTCAGTTCGCCAACGCGTTTGCCAAAAATGGCCGATGCTGCAACTTATGCCCAAATCATGAACGAGATAAGCCTTGACTCGAATCCTGGCGGAGGCCCAAACCAGTCATACTCGGCAGACCAGATTCAGAAATTTAAAGACGGTTCAGATCCATTAAATTACCCTAATACCGATTGGGAAAAGCAAACACTTAAAAGCACTGCCTTACAAAATCAGCATAGTCTTTCGGTTGCCGGTGGTAGCGAAGATGTAAAATACTTTGTTTCCTTGGGTACCATTTACCAGGATGGCTTATACAAAAATGGTGTTACCAAATATCACCAGTATAATTTCCGTTCAAATATTGATGCTAATGTTACCAAACGTTTAAAAGTAGGCTTGTCACTTTCAGGCAGGGAAGAAGACAGGCAGTTTCCTGAAGTAGGCGCCGGCGATGTATTCCGTTCTGTGTATCGCGCAAAACCAATTGTTGCAGCCTACTATCCAAACGGATTGCCAACAACAGGTATCGAAAACAACAACCCGGCCGTTCAGGTAACCGATATAGGTGGTGTTAACAATAACCCTACCCAGGTGTTTAACGGTATTTTAAAGGGCAGCTACGCACTTCCGGGTATTGAAGGTTTGTCTTTGGATGGTTTCTTTTCTGTTGATAAATCGTATGCGTTTGACAAAAACTTCAGTAAGCCTTATATTCTGTACAGCTATGATGCCAATGCAAAAACTTACAACAAAAATGTGGTTGGCGGTAATAACAACGCTCCAACACTGTTTGAGTCGCAAACTAACCAGGCATTACTTACCTCAAACATTAAGCTGAATTATGCACGCAAATTTGGCAAGCACGATGTAAATGCTTTTGTTGGTTACGAGCAAAGCAAAAATCACCTTGAATATTTTGATGCCACGCGCTACAACTATTTATCATCACAACTGCCCGAGCTTTCACAGGGTGGCAGTGCCGCAACAGATTACCTGAACTCGGGCTATAGCTCAAACTATAACCGTCGTAGTGTAATCAGCCGTTTAGCATATGCCTTTGATGAAAAATACTTATTTGAAGGCCAGCTTCGTGCTGATGGTAGTTCGATATTCCCTTCTGGCAAGCAATGGGGTTATTTCCCATCGGCATCAGTAGGATGGAGGATCACCAAAGAAAATTGGTTTAAAGACAATGTTAGTTTTTTTGATGATCTAAAACTAAGGGCATCGTACGGTTCGTTAGGTAACGACAACGTAAACGGCTTCCAGTATTTTGACAATTATGTTTTGGTTAACAACGGTTTTGTAGCCAGCGTTCCGGGCAGCGGGTCAAATACCATTCAGCCAAACGTTAACCTGGTAAAACTGGCTAACCCTAACATTACCTGGGAAGTTGCCAAAAAGCTGGATATTGGTGTAAATGCTACATTCCTGCACGACTTTACAGTTGAGGCCATATACTTTAAACAAAAACGTTCTGACATCCTTGCTGCAAGGAACGCGTCGTTGCCAGGTACTTCGGGTATCGTAAATCCATATGGTTCTGATCCTTTGGTTCCGTCGGAAAATATTGGTAAAGTAAACAGCGAAGGTTTTGAGGCAACCCTGGGCTATAATCACACCACTAATAAATTTAGCTGGGGTGTAAGCGGCAACATAACCTATGCTAAAAGCAAGATTGTTTTTATTGATGAAGCCAGTGGTGCTTTAAGTTATCAGCGCCAAACCGGCAGGCCTTTGAATACTTACCTGCTTTACAATGCCATAGGCATTTTCCGTACCCAGGCAGATCTTGACAGTTATCCGCATGTTACCGGCGCCAAAATTGGCGACTTAAAATACCAGGACTTTAACGGCGACGGTCAAATAAATGCCGATGACCAAACACGAACCAAATACGGTAACATCCCACAAATTACTTATGGATTTACGCTGAATGCGGCTTACAGCAATTTCGATCTTTCGGTATTGTTTTCAGGCCAGGCGCAGGTTAGTCAATATGTTTTACCTGAATCGGGAAGTATTGGTAACTTTTACAGCAGCTGGGCCGATAACAGGTTTAACGCCTCGAATCCAAACGGAACCTATCCAAGGGTAACAGATCGTGCATCTAACGCTATCAGCGGCGGCCAGTACAACAGTACGTTTTGGCTTAATGATGCTTCGTTCTTCAGGTTGAAAAACGTTCAGTTGGGTTATAACTTCAATACAGCTTTCCTTTCAAAAATTAAAGTAGGCGGCTTAAGGGTGTATGCAAGTGCGTTCAACTTGTTCACCATCACCAAGGTGAAGGATTATGACCCTGAAGGAACCAGTGGCAGCGGTCAGTTTTATCCGCAGCAGCGAATTATCAACTTAGGTGTTAACGTTAAATTTTAA
- a CDS encoding hybrid sensor histidine kinase/response regulator transcription factor: MKKIIILFALLIFALWGYAQSPIKNKVLKYSLKDGLSFGIVNSITQDNKGFMWFATNEGLNRFDGTTFKVFRSRQGDSTSLASNFVQSIILGKQGYIWVSSRSGLSRLDTRTEKFSHYKFTYGNNVKNAVNNITKSTNGNLWIASYGVGFSYFNTQTLKFKNYNSKSLPGLSSYRITALLEDSKGLLWLGTDNAGINIVNQKNGVVANKTNQPVPVNNFMVGRINDIFEDHFHNVWIATGKGIIYYNRDKNTFSQLQTAQPAFKNKRYLSIIEDGSNQLLVGLQDGGVYKVLTDRDPTSINFSLLPITGDDDHYITQRSVQTLFIDKDKNTWLGTYDDGIGMISNIKARFTNIQKKRVEKSGESWVRFYGMCQDGDGYLWLGTDGDGIFKMRTDGSLVKQYKANNRPGGLTDSAFLYGYTDRNKNVWFGTYARGLFLYNKKTDSFTNFSHDAADNKSIGGNDVRAIYQDIHKNLWVGTNGGGLSLFNPAIKTFTNYTPANSGFGSYDVRAIAEDEKGNLFVGTYGNGLIYYDVAQKKFSRLFKDDAEKRNFPSQIIFSLYPDKKNQLWIGTEGDGLIVYNLKSKTFKKFNEKNGLANNTINAIKEAGNGTVWISTNQGLSCIDTYTNKIINYDKSDGLQSGQFNAGSVVMDTVGKLMYFGGTEGLNIFDPEKVNQNHYKSPIMITGLQIFDKQIEVGIQGKDETVLSKTISETAQLTLQPDQSVFSIQYTALNYVYPQKGNFAYRLDGLDKSWNYVGNQRSATYRYLGAGDYVFKVKAADQNGIWMDDYATLHIKILPPWYKTWWAYLCYLATIGVIIYYYIQYRANQSKLKYDIKIAQLSAEKDKELNERKLSFFTNISHEFRTPLTLIINPVKDMLFGPADKGDVGNLHIVYRNARRLLSLVDQLLLFRKAESDTDKLKLVKLNIVNLCREVFLCFNHQAKTKQIQFDFISQTDAIEIFADREKIEIVLFNLISNALKFTPERGAVSCTVINEADNVRIEIRDNGCGITEGTGEQLFNRFYQVENAAPMAGGFGIGLYLVKVFVENHKGKIAYESKPGSGTVFNICLLKGKAHFGQQFVFEDVAETSVFLDELIENKGELTPDAPGGKQAKAKNADPLSSDTKTMLLIEDNQQIRDYLKQIFNDDFEIFEADNGTDGLALVYQLVPDIVISDVMMQGLSGIEVCHRVKEDPILNHIPVILLTASSSAEIKLKGIEGGADDYITKPFEKEILIARVNGILKSRNNLQKYFYNEITLKSNDLKISQEYKEFLEKCLVIVERHLTDPEFSIKTLAAEIGMSHSNLYRRIKSISGQSANSFIRFIRLRKAAEILLTTDSTIYETAYKVGLNDLKYFREQFHKLFGVNPSDYIKKYRKPFHNNYNVNRDVIKEN, translated from the coding sequence ATGAAGAAAATAATTATACTATTTGCTTTACTGATTTTTGCGCTTTGGGGTTATGCCCAATCACCTATAAAAAATAAGGTGCTTAAATATTCGTTAAAAGATGGGCTTTCTTTTGGCATCGTAAATAGCATTACGCAGGATAATAAAGGGTTTATGTGGTTTGCCACCAATGAGGGGCTTAACCGTTTTGATGGTACCACCTTTAAGGTTTTCAGATCTCGCCAGGGCGATTCAACTTCATTGGCAAGCAACTTTGTACAAAGTATAATTTTAGGAAAACAAGGATATATCTGGGTTTCGTCCAGGAGCGGCCTGAGCAGGCTTGATACCCGTACCGAAAAATTCTCGCATTATAAATTCACGTATGGCAATAATGTTAAAAATGCCGTAAACAACATTACCAAAAGTACCAACGGTAACCTTTGGATAGCATCATATGGCGTAGGCTTTTCCTATTTTAATACGCAAACGTTAAAATTTAAAAATTACAACAGCAAGTCGCTGCCGGGGTTGTCAAGTTACCGGATAACCGCCTTGCTCGAAGATTCAAAAGGTTTGCTCTGGTTAGGTACAGATAATGCCGGTATCAATATAGTTAATCAAAAAAATGGCGTAGTTGCCAATAAGACAAACCAGCCTGTGCCTGTAAACAACTTTATGGTAGGGCGCATAAACGATATTTTCGAAGACCATTTTCACAATGTATGGATAGCTACAGGCAAGGGTATTATATATTATAACCGCGATAAAAACACGTTTTCGCAATTGCAAACTGCCCAGCCTGCTTTTAAAAATAAAAGATATTTATCCATAATTGAAGATGGCAGTAACCAGTTGCTTGTTGGCTTACAGGATGGCGGCGTGTACAAGGTTTTAACAGACCGGGACCCAACGTCAATAAATTTTTCGCTTTTGCCAATTACCGGCGATGATGATCATTACATAACACAACGTTCTGTTCAAACCCTGTTTATAGATAAGGACAAAAATACCTGGCTTGGCACCTATGATGATGGTATTGGAATGATAAGTAATATCAAGGCGCGGTTTACTAATATCCAAAAGAAAAGGGTTGAGAAAAGTGGCGAGAGTTGGGTCCGGTTTTACGGAATGTGCCAGGACGGCGATGGCTATTTATGGCTTGGTACCGATGGCGACGGTATTTTTAAAATGCGGACCGATGGAAGCCTGGTTAAACAATACAAAGCCAACAACCGCCCTGGAGGCCTTACGGATAGTGCTTTTTTGTACGGCTATACGGATAGAAATAAGAATGTTTGGTTTGGTACCTACGCCAGGGGACTTTTTTTATACAATAAAAAAACAGATTCGTTTACAAATTTTAGCCATGACGCAGCAGATAATAAAAGTATCGGGGGGAATGATGTAAGAGCTATTTACCAGGATATACATAAAAATTTGTGGGTTGGTACCAACGGAGGTGGGTTGAGCCTTTTTAATCCTGCTATCAAAACGTTTACCAATTACACCCCGGCCAACAGTGGCTTTGGGTCATATGACGTACGGGCCATAGCCGAAGACGAAAAAGGGAATTTGTTTGTAGGTACCTATGGTAATGGATTGATATACTATGATGTTGCGCAAAAAAAGTTTTCGCGGCTGTTTAAGGATGATGCCGAAAAAAGGAATTTCCCGAGCCAGATCATTTTTTCACTTTATCCTGACAAGAAAAATCAATTATGGATAGGCACCGAAGGCGATGGACTGATTGTATATAATCTTAAGTCAAAAACGTTTAAAAAATTCAATGAAAAAAACGGACTGGCAAACAACACCATAAATGCTATAAAAGAAGCAGGTAATGGCACGGTTTGGATTAGCACCAACCAGGGTTTATCATGTATCGACACTTATACCAATAAAATAATCAACTACGATAAATCGGATGGATTACAATCAGGGCAATTTAATGCCGGGTCGGTTGTAATGGATACCGTGGGTAAACTGATGTATTTTGGCGGAACTGAAGGGCTTAATATTTTCGATCCCGAAAAAGTAAACCAAAATCATTACAAATCGCCGATAATGATAACCGGTTTGCAGATTTTTGATAAGCAGATAGAGGTAGGCATCCAGGGCAAGGACGAAACCGTATTATCAAAAACCATTAGTGAAACTGCTCAACTGACGCTTCAGCCAGACCAATCGGTGTTTTCAATTCAATACACTGCTTTAAATTATGTTTATCCTCAAAAAGGCAATTTTGCGTATCGGCTGGATGGGCTTGATAAATCATGGAACTATGTGGGTAACCAGCGGTCGGCAACCTATCGTTACCTGGGGGCCGGCGATTATGTTTTTAAGGTAAAAGCAGCCGACCAGAACGGTATCTGGATGGATGATTATGCAACATTGCATATAAAAATTTTGCCGCCATGGTACAAAACATGGTGGGCTTATTTATGCTACCTGGCTACAATAGGAGTTATTATTTATTACTATATACAATATAGGGCCAACCAGTCGAAGCTAAAATATGATATTAAAATAGCTCAGCTCTCGGCCGAAAAAGATAAAGAGCTGAATGAGCGGAAGCTTTCGTTTTTTACCAATATATCCCACGAATTCAGAACGCCGCTAACCTTAATTATTAACCCTGTAAAGGATATGCTGTTTGGTCCGGCAGATAAGGGCGATGTGGGCAACCTGCACATTGTTTACAGAAATGCCAGGCGGCTGTTAAGCCTTGTTGACCAGTTACTGCTGTTCAGAAAAGCAGAAAGCGATACCGATAAACTAAAATTAGTTAAGCTAAATATTGTAAACCTATGCCGCGAAGTTTTTTTATGCTTTAACCACCAGGCCAAAACAAAACAAATACAGTTTGATTTTATAAGCCAAACAGACGCGATTGAAATATTTGCCGACCGCGAGAAGATAGAGATTGTTTTGTTTAATTTGATATCAAACGCCCTTAAGTTTACACCGGAGCGCGGCGCTGTAAGCTGTACGGTAATAAACGAAGCCGACAACGTAAGGATTGAGATACGTGACAACGGCTGCGGCATAACCGAAGGCACGGGCGAGCAACTATTTAACAGGTTTTACCAGGTTGAAAATGCTGCCCCCATGGCAGGTGGGTTTGGTATTGGCTTGTACCTGGTTAAAGTGTTTGTTGAAAACCATAAGGGTAAAATTGCTTATGAAAGTAAACCCGGTAGCGGCACCGTTTTCAATATTTGTTTATTAAAGGGGAAAGCCCATTTTGGGCAGCAATTTGTTTTTGAGGATGTTGCCGAAACCTCCGTTTTTTTAGATGAACTGATAGAAAATAAAGGGGAGTTAACACCGGATGCCCCAGGTGGTAAACAGGCAAAAGCCAAAAATGCCGATCCGCTGAGCTCTGATACCAAAACCATGCTGCTTATAGAAGATAATCAGCAAATCCGCGATTACCTAAAGCAAATATTTAATGATGACTTTGAGATTTTTGAGGCGGACAATGGTACAGATGGGCTTGCGCTGGTTTATCAGCTTGTGCCGGATATTGTTATCAGCGATGTAATGATGCAGGGTTTAAGCGGTATCGAAGTTTGCCATAGGGTGAAGGAAGATCCTATTTTAAATCACATACCGGTAATTTTGTTAACGGCAAGTTCATCTGCCGAGATAAAATTAAAAGGCATTGAAGGCGGCGCCGACGATTATATTACAAAGCCATTTGAAAAAGAAATATTAATAGCCCGTGTTAACGGCATTTTGAAAAGCAGGAACAACCTGCAAAAATACTTTTATAACGAGATAACCCTCAAATCAAACGATCTGAAGATATCGCAGGAATACAAAGAGTTTTTAGAAAAGTGCCTGGTTATTGTAGAACGACATTTAACCGACCCCGAGTTCAGTATAAAAACACTGGCTGCCGAAATAGGGATGAGCCATTCCAATTTGTACCGGCGTATTAAGTCTATTTCGGGGCAATCTGCCAATAGTTTTATCCGGTTTATCCGGTTAAGGAAGGCCGCCGAGATCCTGTTAACTACCGATAGCACCATTTATGAAACCGCCTATAAAGTAGGCCTAAATGACCTTAAATATTTCAGGGAACAGTTTCATAAGCTGTTTGGAGTAAACCCGTCAGATTACATCAAAAAATACCGAAAACCATTCCATAATAATTACAACGTAAACCGCGATGTAATTAAAGAAAATTGA
- a CDS encoding universal stress protein: MNTILVPTDFSPCAVNASHYALQLAAGLRAGVHICHAILLPVQTLVANPDAWATADYSHLETASMDALSVTAIEMEHEMARELAPNAGNFKPHVGYSCQMGLVADVVGNIVQERRLSLVVMGMSGAGALSRLFMGSNSRSVIDHAKFPVLLVPPKVKFKPFKKIAFTTDMLAGDIDVLNSVAEIAKYFNAEILIAHITSQDKDAHLDDKQVNKFLSDVTDKINYPKIYYRNIKSADVDQGLDWICKHGQIDMIATVHRRQNFLERIFSGSYTQKLAKHIGMPLLVYPAIAAVK; the protein is encoded by the coding sequence ATGAATACAATACTGGTGCCTACAGATTTTTCTCCCTGCGCGGTAAATGCAAGCCATTATGCCTTACAGCTGGCCGCAGGGCTAAGGGCTGGTGTGCACATTTGTCATGCTATATTATTGCCTGTGCAAACATTGGTAGCCAATCCCGATGCTTGGGCAACAGCCGACTACTCGCACCTGGAAACAGCCAGCATGGATGCCTTAAGCGTTACCGCGATTGAAATGGAGCATGAGATGGCGCGTGAACTTGCCCCTAACGCGGGCAATTTTAAACCCCATGTTGGTTATTCGTGCCAAATGGGTTTGGTAGCCGATGTAGTTGGCAATATTGTTCAGGAAAGGCGGCTATCGTTGGTTGTAATGGGGATGTCGGGTGCGGGCGCATTGAGCAGGCTGTTCATGGGCAGTAATAGCCGGTCGGTAATTGATCATGCAAAATTCCCGGTGCTGTTGGTGCCGCCTAAAGTTAAATTTAAACCCTTTAAAAAAATAGCTTTCACTACCGATATGCTGGCCGGAGATATTGATGTATTAAATTCTGTTGCCGAAATAGCTAAATATTTCAATGCCGAAATTTTGATTGCACACATTACCAGCCAGGATAAGGATGCCCATTTGGATGATAAGCAGGTGAATAAATTTTTAAGTGACGTAACGGATAAAATTAACTATCCCAAAATTTACTACAGAAACATAAAAAGCGCCGACGTAGATCAGGGACTTGATTGGATATGTAAACACGGACAAATTGATATGATTGCTACCGTGCACCGGCGACAAAATTTTTTAGAACGAATTTTTTCAGGTAGCTACACACAAAAACTTGCTAAGCATATCGGCATGCCCTTATTGGTTTATCCGGCAATTGCTGCGGTAAAATAA
- a CDS encoding universal stress protein, giving the protein MKKILIGTDFSENAKNAAIFGYKLAVQTKSDIEICTAMIIPAEIPQAGVIVWPMEEYHVIEEGALAELKLLKKALEAQHADGDFKPHISLKAQPGTATDVLKTLAEQDHADLIVAGTHGAGGISSLMLGNHARNMIDATPTPLLLIPSGFRYTHIKTIAIALDMKHKAEDFTTITGILPLATLLNATIQLIHICHEGEDTAEAGLYLTEMVQEVKQIAGYAKTGSLIIKQAPTETGLNWLCNYGNVDMLAMVHHHRGLLASLFTGSHTKKMAGHIALPLLVIPEKS; this is encoded by the coding sequence ATGAAAAAAATATTGATTGGTACCGATTTTTCAGAGAATGCCAAAAATGCCGCCATTTTTGGTTACAAGCTGGCAGTGCAAACCAAAAGCGATATAGAAATATGCACAGCGATGATAATCCCCGCCGAAATTCCGCAAGCAGGCGTAATTGTGTGGCCTATGGAAGAATATCACGTTATTGAAGAAGGCGCACTAGCCGAACTAAAGCTGCTAAAAAAAGCACTTGAAGCACAACACGCCGATGGCGATTTTAAACCCCACATCAGCCTTAAGGCCCAACCAGGCACAGCTACTGATGTGTTAAAAACACTGGCCGAGCAGGATCATGCTGACTTGATAGTTGCCGGAACACATGGCGCCGGGGGCATAAGCAGCTTAATGCTTGGTAACCATGCACGCAATATGATTGATGCCACACCAACCCCATTATTGCTTATCCCATCGGGCTTCAGGTATACCCATATTAAAACCATTGCTATTGCACTTGATATGAAACATAAGGCCGAAGATTTTACGACCATTACAGGCATACTGCCGCTGGCAACTTTATTAAATGCAACCATACAATTGATACACATTTGCCACGAAGGCGAAGACACCGCCGAAGCAGGATTATACCTGACCGAAATGGTGCAAGAGGTTAAACAAATTGCAGGATATGCCAAAACAGGTTCATTAATTATTAAACAGGCCCCAACCGAAACCGGGCTTAACTGGTTATGTAACTACGGGAATGTTGATATGCTGGCTATGGTGCACCACCATCGTGGTTTACTTGCCTCGCTGTTTACCGGCAGCCATACTAAAAAAATGGCAGGGCACATTGCTTTACCATTATTAGTAATACCTGAAAAATCTTAA
- a CDS encoding universal stress protein, which produces MKTIAVLTDLSEKSAHAAKYALHLARKMRVNVKFYHLQLVPAIFHAQPVLSGEDYPEELMIDSKLAAFSETLEADLMKRVFPGSFMPQTSVYTGSTDMVDLMTEIINDTEIALIVMAPLETDDLASFMMSDASCRIIDWTTVPVLVVPQNTPLRNIEKMAFATTLDAGDILSIAELGSLMDGFHAELMVAHLNNNPADNDTKAAEKEINRKLYTDLRCGGVYFRSVPDIKHQKDWEWLKANKRADLLAVAKQPKEQMISFFKRGQSSHVTHHITIPVMVLPKRP; this is translated from the coding sequence ATGAAGACCATAGCAGTTTTGACCGACCTTTCAGAAAAATCTGCCCATGCGGCCAAGTATGCGTTACACCTTGCCAGAAAGATGAGGGTTAATGTTAAATTTTATCACTTGCAACTGGTACCGGCGATATTTCATGCGCAGCCGGTTTTAAGTGGAGAAGATTATCCCGAAGAATTGATGATTGATAGCAAGCTTGCAGCGTTTTCAGAAACATTGGAAGCCGACTTAATGAAACGGGTTTTTCCGGGATCATTTATGCCGCAAACATCTGTTTACACCGGCAGTACGGATATGGTAGATTTGATGACAGAAATCATAAACGATACGGAGATAGCCTTGATTGTTATGGCCCCGCTTGAAACTGATGACTTGGCATCTTTTATGATGAGCGACGCATCCTGCAGGATAATAGACTGGACAACTGTACCCGTTTTGGTAGTGCCTCAAAACACCCCGCTGCGCAATATTGAAAAAATGGCATTTGCCACTACCCTGGACGCCGGAGATATATTATCAATAGCAGAACTTGGCAGCCTGATGGATGGTTTCCACGCCGAATTGATGGTTGCTCACCTGAACAATAATCCAGCCGACAATGATACAAAAGCTGCGGAAAAAGAAATTAACCGCAAACTTTATACCGACCTGCGTTGCGGAGGCGTATACTTTCGTAGTGTACCCGATATAAAGCATCAAAAAGATTGGGAATGGCTAAAAGCCAATAAACGGGCAGACTTGTTGGCCGTTGCTAAACAGCCGAAAGAACAAATGATATCTTTTTTTAAACGCGGCCAAAGTAGCCACGTAACCCACCATATAACCATCCCGGTTATGGTATTACCTAAAAGGCCCTGA
- a CDS encoding DUF542 domain-containing protein, producing the protein MIDPDTTHVDIFEKLSALEIGQSIVINHDQNPRPLYFRLLAECKYAFGWETLHDGPEVWRVQVTRKTAWVNNETIGDIVSKDYRHATVFKRLGIDFSCNGKRTLEEVCLDDHLDINDLRQQLAQCLNQPMIQTINLLSWAPAFLCRYLVNLNHQYIKINTPFITELAQKMAVSYGESHPQIGQISTIFFNAGKVLMHDVSIEESSLFPDVVKLSECYVKGRTLAEDETGAVLSAFYDIMASHEKIAADFRLIRQLTNNYQVPRYVSPSYNILYKLLQDYEDDLLFNFHLENNLLFPKVIAIRDKMRST; encoded by the coding sequence ATGATTGATCCAGACACAACGCACGTTGATATTTTTGAAAAGCTAAGTGCGTTGGAGATTGGTCAATCAATAGTGATAAATCATGACCAAAACCCGCGGCCGCTTTATTTTCGTTTACTGGCAGAGTGTAAGTATGCGTTTGGCTGGGAAACACTGCATGATGGGCCCGAAGTTTGGCGTGTTCAGGTCACCAGGAAAACGGCCTGGGTAAATAATGAAACCATAGGCGATATAGTATCTAAAGATTACCGGCATGCCACGGTGTTTAAAAGGTTGGGCATTGACTTCAGCTGCAACGGAAAAAGGACGTTGGAAGAGGTTTGTCTTGATGATCATTTGGATATAAATGACCTGCGCCAGCAGCTGGCACAGTGCTTAAACCAGCCCATGATACAAACTATAAACCTATTAAGCTGGGCGCCTGCTTTTTTGTGCCGTTACCTTGTTAATCTAAATCACCAATACATCAAAATAAATACGCCATTCATAACCGAACTTGCCCAAAAAATGGCTGTTAGTTATGGAGAAAGCCATCCGCAGATTGGCCAAATTAGCACAATTTTTTTTAACGCGGGGAAGGTTTTGATGCATGATGTATCAATTGAAGAGTCCTCGTTGTTTCCGGATGTTGTAAAGCTATCCGAATGTTATGTTAAAGGACGTACGCTTGCAGAGGATGAAACGGGAGCTGTTTTAAGTGCTTTTTACGATATAATGGCTTCGCACGAAAAGATAGCAGCTGATTTTCGCCTTATCAGGCAGTTAACCAATAATTACCAGGTTCCACGTTATGTTTCTCCATCCTACAATATATTATACAAGCTTTTGCAGGACTATGAGGACGATTTGCTATTCAATTTTCATCTTGAAAACAATTTGCTTTTTCCTAAAGTGATAGCTATCCGCGATAAAATGCGATCAACCTAA